TTGATGATCAGCGATCCGGACCGATATGTGCAGGATTTCGTAGAGGCGGGAGCGGACAAGATCACGGTGCATGCTGAGGCCGTCGATCATCTTCACCGTTCCCTGCAACTGATTCGGAATCTGGGGGCGGAACCGGCCGTTTCTTTGAATCCGGCCACCCCTCCCGGAGTGATCGAATACGTCCTGGAGGACCTCGCCATGATCCTCCTGATGACAGTTAACCCTGGTTTCGGGGGACAGGATTTCATTCCCGCAGTTGTGCCGAAGATCGAGCGGGTGAGAGAGATGATCAACAGCCGCGGCCTTGACGTAGAGTTGGAGGTGGACGGTGGAATCGGCCCTGACACCATTCATCTTGTGTCCGAGGCTGGAGCAGACGTTTTCGTGGCGGGTTCGGCCATTTTCGGGAGCGAGAATTACGGAGAGACGATCGGGAAGATGAGGGCGCGGATGGCTGGTTGACTCTTTCCTCTCTTGGTGTTATGAATATTTTCCTCTTGGAACGGAATACGCAGGTTTCCCCGTTTGTAGGTTGTGGAGGGATGGCCGAGTGGTTTAAGGCGGCGGTCTTGAAAACCGTTGACCCGAAAGGGTCCGTGGGTTCGAATCCTACTCCCTCCGCCAAAAATTCATGGAGATACCGGAAAGGGGAAAACCTGTTGCAAATTCCATTCGGATGTATTATGGGGACCCATTGAGACCTTTGGAAAGGTTCCAGGTACCTG
This genomic stretch from Deltaproteobacteria bacterium harbors:
- a CDS encoding ribulose-phosphate 3-epimerase, which codes for MGKIAPSILSADFTRLGEEIRAVEEAGADYIHIDVMDGHFVPNITIGPMIVRAARSITRLPLDVHLMISDPDRYVQDFVEAGADKITVHAEAVDHLHRSLQLIRNLGAEPAVSLNPATPPGVIEYVLEDLAMILLMTVNPGFGGQDFIPAVVPKIERVREMINSRGLDVELEVDGGIGPDTIHLVSEAGADVFVAGSAIFGSENYGETIGKMRARMAG